The DNA segment ggagtttttccaatttaagtgacaatattcgaaatggaattatttatttaattcagagtcgccacttgggaaaggtttggcttttggtgtcccaagtcaccggtttatcttgaatcccaaatcgaggaaaatattcgactttccaaatgaagtctgcgaaccagaaattctaagtaaggaattctgttgacccgagggaaggtgttaggcaccctcgaatcccgtggttctagcacggtcgcttaaattgttataatggctagatatctgatttattacatgttattacttatgtgctttcattaagtttaaaaccgcttttattattatttattttttatggaattgcaacattgtaaaaatgcatttcgaaccatgtcacaatcaatgcgcccatggttgttaatacattccgactccgttgagatttggatttgggtcacataaatgcgcacccgaatttaagaaggtaagattattaaaatgcacgcctgaagcaattatcgtattattatttctgggtaaggccgtggaattttgctaaacggctcatcccgaagtctaagtaattttaattaaacatttatcgagggccccgcaatttgtgcgttttatttggcgaggctcatctcatttatttttatcaggataatcctaaagtgcctacattttctattaaaattgtctctacaaaaatgaaagagaaaaggtcttaatttatttacatgcttgagttgttatagttgagtttcgaatatgattcgtaaattctaaaaaatgatacaagcaaagcagtccgttgccaatacgggcacatgctcacgtattactacctaattatattatactaggcatgttctcagtttgtcaaattaaaaaaaaacttggcaatctaattttaatcctaaaacaattacatgctggaattaaccaatattatttaactaaacaattttcttacaagttccgaaatggtctattcgtttgatttttaacttagacggagttactacaccatttatttatttacttggcaatctaattttaatcctaaaacaattacatgctggaattaaccaatattatttaactaaacaattttcttacaagttccgaaatggtctattcgtttgatttttaacttagacagAGTTACTACGCCAttttaagcaatatatagatagttcatccgttaagctatcgttggatgttccactatatatacattaaatagctacatgattccgatttttgtaagctaaataatttatatatacaaataaaattaagaatataattcaaaataaatttagaacttcaattcttcatttttcgtattcatgcttcctgtttcagtttacaataatcagcgtgtcagttgtgtacctgatattggaagcaaaagaaaagtgagagatcagcagaaattcagtagcatacaacaacagcaatcccagcaactagtaacaaccagcgacgagaaacttagtgacagattttaaaatcaagacaaaatccggaaacaacaacaaccaacggacagaagcaaagggaaactttttttcagatttttgaaagactagttagtgtttaacccttaatttctcaatccgtatctcagaatatttggactatatatcatgtgtatattcttcttcttttgaatttccagaatgtttttctttttgtttttctaaaatcttagtatttttttttttggaattttttctCTTAAATTTTTTCTCTCCCCTctaaatctgattcaagacctctctatatatcccccaacccataaatcttttaatcaattaaaatcaaccctttttctctacccaacccattatctttccactcatccccattacattaaataaacatatcacaccaccccattatattttgtcccccatgctttatttaaaataatgcaagattcccctttaatttaaatcttgtcccccctttatattaaataatcatatcacaacccaccccatttcattttgtcccccatgcttcaaataaacaatttcaaaatgtacaattcctaaactaccccttccgaccttactgaaattaccaaactacccctgaacgtattacaaatttaccaaactacccatcagctataacacatcaattaatcaaacttaaccaaaatatagacaatatgatcaatttctaacaatgttcaaacaacaatatgaacacggatgaacatcataacaacaatatcacatgaacacgattttaacaacatttcaacaacaaagcacatgaacatgatttcaacaacatttcaacaacaaatcacatgaacacaaattgaacaataaagaacaactaaaatttgattgaacaatattttttagcaacgatcaatcctattttcagattcaacaacaacaatcaaacaagtatatttagatttccaaattcaataatattgaacttaaaatcaactctaacaacattacaacaaacaattcctatattaaacttaaacaagattatgagacaaattcaaagaaataatcataagtgataaacaagaaatcaaactatacaaatttcggattcaagaacaatcaaacaaagtatgaacatgaatgagtctattttaacacaacaaacatgacggattaaatgattaaaccaacattaataatttctggaaaatatataacaacatgaaacaaattgaagaaataatcaattaaatttcaatttgaatctaacaaacaatcaaactaacaaattcttacctaaaccacaaaacaaacatgaaaaaccactaattaaatttccatttgaaatctgaaaattaattcaacaaaacatataaacatgaacaaaaccaaaaatcaaatatctaccgattttagattcgagaaatatcaaaacgaaacacggacaaaaataaaactcaaaatctactaaccggatcgacacgaaatatgtacggactgtttcgacaaacctcgaccaAACAACCATGTCATTCCGGATTTTGACGAAGCATTCATGTACAAAGAATGAAGCAACAACAGAAGCAATACCTTGACCAAACAACTCGTCATGTAAAGTTCGACGAAGGATCTCGATTCGACGATAAACCTTCGAACTTTGCcagactttaaccggactgccttgCGTCGTCAACAAGAGTACGATGGTGAGCAACAAACATGACTCATGGAGTCGCAGCAGTGAAGCGTCTGAAGCAAACGCAAATTGACGCCGAAACAGGAGCAGTGAGGCGACGCCgcgtccatggctggagctcgtgAGCTCGACCACCCAACTCGAAGTCGacgaaacaaagaagatgaaacagAAAGATCGATCATGGGGCAGCTGCGGGCAGCATGGAGGAGCTGGAAGGAGGGGTCGTTTGCAGTGGGGTTTCCACCATGGGAGGGAAGCTATGGCGATGGGTTGACGAGGGTAGTGACAGCAGGAGGGTGTCGAGCTTGAAGCGGACGACGAAGCTGGACGATGAGGCTGGACGATGCAGCAGTGATTACTGTTGCTTGACGGGGAATGAAGGGTCGTTTGGGCAAGATGGTGAGGCTACTGGAGGTGGGCGATGACGaagacaaagaagaagatgaagcagtagcAGTAGCGCGAGCAGCAGGTGGACTGTTGGGACGTGAAGTTGAGGACTGGCTCAGCAGTAGAAATGATGATGGTGAAAGGGAGCCGACGGACTGGTCGTTGATGACGAAGACGCAGCAGTGGCGACCATGGTTGTCGAGTTCGAGCTTGAAGGTGGTTGTGTGGTTTTAATGGAGGAcgggggggggtcgtttggacgcgAGGGTGTTTGTGTGGACGAAGAAGAAAGtaaagggaagccatgggaggtgtttttgagtttggggaagaagaagccaaaatgggggggggggggggatcctttcttagttttttagggttttggttatttattttttttttattttttttttgtgttttgtaaaatgtaagacaaaggggtttgggtcttttgggttatggactgggtcgacccagttcgaaatggactgggtcgtagggaagattgggccattttttgggcctgtggcttgaaattgaagaagaggcccaattccgactttctttatattttcgctctcttttcttcttttatttttctaaaactaaattataaaaatacttaaactattattaagaactaaattaagttataaaagcgcaaattaactcccaataacaattaacgcacaattaagtattaattaagcataaaatcgtatatttggacattaaatgctagaaatgcaaacgatgcctattttgtaatttttaatttttgtaaaacaaatttaattactaacaattgtagaattaaatcctacatgcaaaatgcgacatatttttgtattttttattaatttagcaaataaacacgcacagacaaatgccaataattattcaaaatataacaaaatatcacaaaattgcacaccaaagaaaaatcattttatttttgaattttttgggagtaattctcatatagggcaaaaatcacgtgcttacagacaCTATTATTAAAAAGAGCACAAATTTAAAAGCGCAAAAGCAACTATTCATACTATAGGTGTCAAACGGGCCGGGTTGATTCGGGACCGGCCCGACCAGACCGGTTGAAACCCGGACCAGCCCAACCCAGTACTTAGGGGGTCGGGTGGGCTGGGTTACTGGGATAGGGGGTTGGTCCGTTCGCTTTAATTTATCCGGTTAACCGGACCGGTCAAATCCTGACCGGGTGGCTGGGTTACTGGGGTTAGAGGGTTGGTCCGTTCACTTTAATTCATACGGTTAACCGGACTGGTCAAATCCGATCAACCAAAATCCCTGTAAAACCGGTTAGTCAGCCCGGCCCGAACATATTTAAAGGctagatttcaattttttttaaggttttagagtttaaggcaatgcaaaacctttgaatttactgtttttcgttaatttacttgttgttaaatgtaaacctttcaatttgtaagtttgaattttgaaataaatgtagcacttgcaatttctaagtgcaattttttttccatcttcattgtattctttatatttttactttatatttgtataaattataataattatacaaaatataaaaaaataaaaaaacactaGCCCGGCCCGGCCCGGTCCCTTGgacccgtaacccttacggttTATTTTTTACTCGGATAAACTCAAATCCGTTAAACCCGATAACCCCTAACCCGTAACTCGTCCGATTCGAAACCCCAACGGTTTTAACTTTTTTCTACCCAGTGTGGCCCGGCCCACCCGTTAGACACCCTTTCGTACTAATCTGTGTCTGGTCGTTTAAGCAACACGCCAGACCTTATCAACAGCTTCTGGTGTCCTCAACAATTCCCAACCGTTTTGAAGAAAGAGAAGCaagaggagagagagagagaatgtcGAATTCTGCAGCATCTCTCTTCACTTCTCTTACGACGCCGTCCAAGTTGTTGGTACAATGTAGTAGCAGTCCACTTCCTTCTTCCACAAATTTTGGAAAATGGAGCTTCAGAATTCGAGCTTCCTCCTCCTCAGCCGCTGCTCCTGGTGTTGATTTGTCCACCCTCCAAACCGCCATTTCTAAGGTTTATTCCCTAAGCTTCATTTTCTGTGGGCTTTAGTTTGTTCCTTTCTATTTTCTTACTCCATCTATTTAGTTTTATACTAGAAATCTTTCGAGACATTTCAATCGTTTAACATCATTTCACTAATAATATATTAGCAATTATTATTTATATACTTTACAATTCAAATTTTTTGGATATGATAGTTTTCCCTATATGTAATTAAAAATTTTTAGTCACCATAATAATCTCACTTTACTACTGCTATTATAAATATACAATACACAAATCAAATTAATAATTTTAACTCCATATCTTGTTAAAGAGACCGAGTTATAACAGAACTAAGAAGCTTCTTATATCCCCTAGGTTATACTGATTTTTTTGATCAATTAGTGTTGGCACTTGATACTAATAGTAAATGCCACTGCAACATTTTGGCAATCATTATTGTGGTTGTTTCTAGCGTATGATAAGATGTTTAGGGGTTAATATTTGATTCTACTGTTTGTTTCCTTGTTTATAATTTACGGAGGGTTACTGAGGATTCTTTTGATTTCATTTAAGCAAGTTGAATTGTGATTTGTGAGCAGTCATAGTCTGAGTTGCTACAGATTTTCTGTTTTGTTCTTATCTTAAAGTACATAGTGACTAACAGTAGATGAGAAAGTTTCATGTACAGATCTGGAAATGTGTACATGCAATATTAAAGAATGAACAATAAGTAGATAGCCTcatgttttttgttttttgctaGCTTTTTTCTCTTTGGAACTGATAACATACTAGTACACATAAAACTGAGGAGAAAGTGTGTTATCTAAAGCTGTGTTCTGGTCATCTTTTCCAGCATTAACTTTTTCTTCTTATCATAATGTCTTCAATCTGAAATGTTTATGCGCCTATTTTCCTCATTACAGAAAGATAGTAATGCTGTCAAAGAGGCACTTGATCAGCTAGTTGAAGTTGGTTGGGCCAGAAAGTGGAGTTCTCAACCATATGTGTCACGACGCACGGTCAGTTTTCATCTGAAATGTGAAGTTTTTAGGAGGAGGTATCGAGATATTAGCCTCCTATAGTCTAAACATTCATATCCTGAAGAAATTTATTATTGTCTTTATTTTGCACGCATTTTGCCCACAATTCTCTGTAATTGTCTTAAAAATTTTCTCTTGCAGACATCTCTTAGAGAGCTGACAACTCTCGGAATAAAGAATGCTGAGAACCTTGCAATCCCAAGTGTCAGAAATGATGTAAGTTTCTTGATGAAATTTTTGTTGTTATTGCATTGATGGCAGTAGCACCAGAATCAAAACCAGCTCTCAATTTGGATATTATTCCATATTCTGGGAGTTGTTCTACTGCTGAGTAACTGCTTCGGCAAATTATATGTTTTCAAGGGTGAGAAACATTTGAGTCAAAGTTTCATTGTTGGGACATGTTGAACTCAATGAATGATATTCAATCTTGGAGTACAATAGTCTCCAATTGTTATATCTCGAATAACTTGTATAAGTTTCTTAATAGACTTAGGCCTTCAGATTAAAGGGGTTAATTATTGGCATGTATTGGCATGCATATAGTTTGATCTTATTCTTATGGTGTAACATTGACGTATGTCAGATCATAAATGAATTTCTGACTGCAATTTATTACATTTCTTTTCCATCCGCTTCAAACACATTTCATGACTCTTAATTGCTGTTACTTGAAACATAAAAAGTGGTTCTAAGAATGTAAACTAGCAGGTCCTAGATGCATTTTCCATTGAGGCGTTGATCTAACATATACGGAGTTTAGTAATAGATGATTAATgtggtcttttttttttttttttactgtttGGGCTCAGTTTTTAAAGTTGTTTGATACTGATTTCATTCAGTAATACAGGCAGCTTTTCTATTTACAGTGGTAGGCACAACAGGGTTTTTGGGCGTTCTTGCTGGCCAACTTCCTGGGGTAACTTCTCGTACTACCTTACTTTTCTTCTGTTCATTGTGTTATCTTTTTCAGAAGTTTAGTGTTGGATCTAAATAATTAGCATTCCTCTTATGGAGCAGAAACACTCTGGTTTATATTCCTCTTTCTCCCTGTTTGGTATGCGAATGACACACTGGATAAGGGGGCCAAGTCTCTCATTTGGTTCAATTGTTACATTCAATCTAGATAACTATCCCTTGTTTGGTTTTGTGGGATAACAGTCTCTCGGTTTATCATCCGAACCACACCCAAGCTGACAATCCTAAGAGGTCGTTGGGTGGGATTGTGGTCCAAACCCCTTCAAGCCAGCTCTTCCCTAGCTACTCACCGCTTGTGTAATAGTGTAAATCTCTTCACTGGGCAGATTATGTTGCTAAATAGATgaaacttttatttatttatgccaGATAAGCAACATGCCCTGTACGTCGCACCTGAATTACTATTATTCGGCCAACTTGATAAAAATATTATGGATGTATATGGCGTCAACATAGGAATACTTTTGGGGTTATTTGCAAAAAGTAACAGTCCAATTGTCAGATTGTTATGTCATGTTTAGCTTGGTGTTGCTCCAGCACCCAGATGTGCGTGAAGTACATTGATGCTCCTGTGTATCTATACACTTTGACAGATACACTCTGGTCACATTGTTGATTCCTTCCTTATGTTTTCAGGATTGGGGTTTCTTTGTTCCGTACTTGATAGGAAGCATATCTTTAGTAGTTTTGGGGATTGGAAGTACTTCCCCAGGGTAAGTCGTGAGTTTGGCATTCGTCTGATTCTCATAATGACTACTTCTTGAAACCTTAATAATTAAGATATCCATCAAAAGAAGAAGATATATTCAGTTGAGCTTTTTTCTACTGCATGCAGGTCGTTATGGCTCATTCTTTTATTCATTATGTAGGCTCCTTCAGGCTGCCATTGAtggattttcatcattttttcctGATTATCAGGAGAGAATTGCCAGGCACGAAGCAGCACATTTCTTAGGTGACATCCTGTTTCAAATTTCAATATTATCATTATAAAGTTTGACCAAATGATCGCAGTATCTGGAAGTTCCATATGTTTACTTACTAAGAGTCGCAGATAGTTTCTAagtatatctatctatatattaaggtggatatgtatatatatttcataTTCAAAATGGAAGTGCTAattcataagaatctgtcgaagGACAATGTTTGACACAATGAGAAAAAATAGTCTGCTCTAAAGTAGCATGAGTAATGGCTGTTCTCAGGACACGAAATTAATTCGGCAACAAAGTAATAGAGGAGAATTAGTGTTAGGGAACTACTATTTACCATATCAAGAAGTTTTATTGTTGAAGATGTCAGGGTCAACATGAATCGATGGAAGTCGTAAATTTGGTGTCCTCACTTTTCTACATCCGATTATGTTATGCTGTTGATATGTGCATTTTTTTTCTTAAGATCAATGCTTTGATCTTTGTTGCTATTGCGCATGTAATCTTCGTGTTGCTCTCATTCTTGATATCATTGAGAGTTCACTTCCCTTCTTTTATGTATTATTTACTTCAGCTTCTACTCTATTAAGCTGGTGTTTGAAAAGCATTGATTTGACAACTGTACAATGTCGGTTTCAGTTGCCTACCTAATTGGTCTTCCCATCCTTGGGTATTCACTGGATATTGGGAAAGAGCATGTCAATTTAATTGATGAAAGGCTGGAAAAGCTGATCTATAGCGGGCAGCTTGATTCAAAAGAGCTAGACAGGTATCCATCTTAAACCAAACCCTACTTATATATAATTTTCActgatatacacacacacacacttaaagGGTCCACTTGGCGTCATGTGGATGGATATGCTCACCCAAATAGGCGGATATGCGTGTCCAACGATAAAAGTTAAGGAATTTAAAGCACATATGTATACTTAGCATGAGTAGTACACGAATAAGTAGCTGCAATTTGGTATCCATGCTTCCTACGATTCAATGATTCTCATCTGTTTCCGAGGCtctttggaaacagcctctctacctccacGAGGTAGGGGTaatgtctgcgtacacactaccctccccagaccctacttgtgggattatattgggtatgttgttgttgtttgttgttgttgttcatctATAAAGATgtctaaaaaagagaaaaatgagcTGGAAAAATGAAATCCTTACAAATAGCTGCACTTGTTAGGCTGGCAGTGGTAGCGATGGCCGGACTGGCAGCAGAAGGGCTGAAGTATGATAAAGTTATTGGTCAATCAGCTGACCTTTTCACTCTTCAGGTTTAATTTAACACTATCTGGGAGTTAAATTGCCCTTTTTTCTGTAACCATTAATCAATAATAACTCTTGCTCGTTGTCTTCACAGAGATTTCTAAACAGGAGCAAGCCGTCGCTTAGCAAAGACCAACAACAAAACCTTACAAGATGGGCGGTGAGTTCTAATGTTGCATACATATTGTGACGAATACATTCAAACATATATAAAATTCAACACACACAAACATATACACATTGTTGGGTTTGACGTTGCAAGTGGATCCAAGCATTATATTGTTAATATTTTGCAGGTTCTGTTTGCTGGTTCACTACTGAAAAATAATAGCAAGCTTCACGAGGCCTTAATAACGGCAATGGCAAACAAGGCATCGGTCACAGAATGCATAGAAGCAATTGAGAAGGCAGCTTGACCTTGCACCAAAAATATAACTACAGACTTGCAGATAATTTAAAAATTGTGAAGTTTTTATCCTAAATTTGTAAAATATCGAGGAAAAGAACAGGTATATATAAATACACTGAAAACAGAAGACTGTATTCTGGTTTTTGACATTCATCTCCAACATATGAAATATTATCGGCAATATGAAATGAATCTGCTTCTGCCTCTTCTCAGCTACTCAATAGACTTTTTAATTTCTTTGTGAAAGTCCTTTTGAATCAGTCAGTCATCCCGTGGCCATGCAAGAGTCTAGGAAAGGGCCGCACCTCAAGGCGGTGTGATGTAGGTACCCTACCCTAGCTGATTTCACGGCTCGAATTCGTGACCTATATATCATACAGAAATAACTTGATCGTTGCTCCAAGGCTCCTTCAAAGCGGAGATGAAGTGTACCACCTCAAAATCTATTATAGATGATATTTCAGAACAAATAAGCCaaagttaaaataaaaaaagcTAGGGAACATGTTCAAATTGGCCCTTTGAACAAGGCAAGATGACTTCAACTATTAACCGATGACAAATTATTTCAATATTTTTCTGCCAATATGCACTCATTGTGTTATAATTTAACATGTTATAgcaatttatttattatttattagaaatttatattaaaaaattattaattgAATTACCTGTCATTATCTTTTAACtgatttaattatataaatattgtTTACGCTTTGTAATATAAAAtactgaagaaaaaaaaagaatgaattcCTCATCCCATTTCCTTAAATTTCCACGTGTCTTTTTGGGAGAAAACAAATTTGAAAGACCAATTTGCCCTTGCAATGTCGCAGATTTCCTTCCTTCGTCTCAATTGTTTTTAAGTATTGTTCATTGCTTTTTCCGGCGCAGCCACTCGTCTTCTTTTGTGAGTTCTCATGTTTTCCCTCGTTAATTTTGTGTAATTTGCTGTACTTATGATATTTTTTAGCTCCTTCCATGTTCTTCTAT comes from the Nicotiana sylvestris chromosome 4, ASM39365v2, whole genome shotgun sequence genome and includes:
- the LOC104233475 gene encoding uncharacterized protein; translation: MSNSAASLFTSLTTPSKLLVQCSSSPLPSSTNFGKWSFRIRASSSSAAAPGVDLSTLQTAISKKDSNAVKEALDQLVEVGWARKWSSQPYVSRRTTSLRELTTLGIKNAENLAIPSVRNDAAFLFTVVGTTGFLGVLAGQLPGDWGFFVPYLIGSISLVVLGIGSTSPGLLQAAIDGFSSFFPDYQERIARHEAAHFLVAYLIGLPILGYSLDIGKEHVNLIDERLEKLIYSGQLDSKELDRLAVVAMAGLAAEGLKYDKVIGQSADLFTLQRFLNRSKPSLSKDQQQNLTRWAVLFAGSLLKNNSKLHEALITAMANKASVTECIEAIEKAA